A genomic window from Flintibacter sp. KGMB00164 includes:
- the guaB gene encoding IMP dehydrogenase produces MVNQDAAQKFLKQGLTFDDVLLIPAASDVLPADVDLHTQLTKKIRLNIPLISAAMDTVTEYRMAIAIAREGGIGIIHKNMSISQQAEQVDMVKRSENGVITNPFWLAPGHTLAEADELMAKYRISGVPICDNGKLIGIITNRDMKFETDMSQLIDNVMTKENLVTAPEGTTLAEAKEILRKHKIEKLPIVDKDFHLKGLITIKDIEKAEVYPNSARDEKGRLLVGAAIGATHDVLDRVAALVEAGVDVLGLDSAHGHTQNVLETVKRIKALYPDVQLIAGNVATAEGTRALIEAGADCVKVGIGPGSICTTRVVAGIGVPQITAIYDAARVAAEYGVPVIADGGVKFSGDIVKAIAAGGNVVMIGSLLAGCEESPGDTEIYQGRQFKTYRGMGSLAAMNHGSKDRYFQENNKKLVPEGVEGRVPYKGLTSETIYQLMGGLKAGMGYCGCHTIDELQSKAQFIQITAAGLRESHPHDIYITKEAPNYTISPD; encoded by the coding sequence ATGGTCAATCAGGATGCTGCGCAGAAGTTCCTGAAGCAGGGCCTCACCTTTGATGATGTTCTGCTCATTCCTGCGGCCAGCGATGTGCTGCCCGCCGACGTGGACCTTCACACCCAACTGACGAAAAAGATCCGTCTGAATATTCCCCTCATCAGCGCCGCCATGGATACCGTTACCGAGTACCGCATGGCCATTGCCATCGCCCGTGAGGGTGGTATCGGTATCATCCATAAGAATATGTCCATCAGCCAGCAGGCTGAGCAGGTGGATATGGTCAAGCGCTCTGAGAACGGCGTTATCACCAATCCCTTCTGGCTGGCTCCCGGCCACACTCTGGCTGAGGCCGACGAGCTGATGGCCAAGTACCGCATCTCCGGTGTACCCATCTGCGACAACGGCAAGCTCATCGGCATCATTACCAACCGTGATATGAAGTTTGAGACCGATATGAGCCAACTCATCGACAACGTGATGACCAAGGAAAACCTGGTCACCGCCCCCGAAGGAACTACTCTGGCCGAGGCCAAGGAGATCCTGCGCAAGCACAAGATCGAGAAGCTGCCCATCGTGGACAAGGACTTCCACCTGAAGGGCCTCATTACCATCAAGGACATCGAGAAGGCCGAGGTGTATCCCAACTCTGCCCGTGACGAGAAGGGCCGCCTGCTGGTAGGCGCTGCCATCGGCGCCACCCACGATGTGCTGGACCGTGTGGCCGCTCTGGTTGAGGCCGGCGTAGACGTGCTGGGCCTGGATTCCGCCCATGGCCACACCCAGAACGTGCTGGAGACCGTCAAGCGCATCAAGGCTCTGTATCCCGATGTACAGCTCATCGCTGGCAACGTGGCCACTGCCGAAGGCACCCGGGCTCTCATTGAGGCGGGCGCTGACTGCGTGAAGGTGGGTATTGGCCCCGGTTCCATTTGTACCACCCGTGTGGTGGCCGGTATCGGTGTGCCCCAGATCACTGCCATCTATGACGCTGCCCGCGTGGCCGCCGAGTACGGCGTGCCTGTCATCGCCGACGGCGGCGTGAAGTTCTCCGGTGATATCGTCAAGGCCATTGCCGCCGGCGGCAATGTGGTCATGATCGGCTCTCTGCTGGCGGGCTGTGAGGAGTCCCCCGGCGACACTGAGATCTATCAGGGCCGTCAGTTCAAGACCTACCGCGGCATGGGCTCCCTGGCTGCCATGAACCACGGCTCCAAGGACCGCTACTTCCAGGAGAACAACAAGAAGCTGGTTCCCGAAGGTGTTGAGGGCCGTGTGCCTTATAAGGGATTGACCAGCGAGACCATCTATCAGCTCATGGGCGGCCTGAAGGCCGGTATGGGCTACTGCGGCTGCCACACCATTGACGAGCTGCAGTCCAAGGCTCAGTTCATCCAGATCACCGCTGCCGGTCTGCGGGAGTCTCACCCCCACGATATCTACATCACCAAAGAGGCCCCCAACTACACCATCAGCCCCGACTGA